The following coding sequences lie in one Amycolatopsis cihanbeyliensis genomic window:
- a CDS encoding helix-turn-helix domain-containing protein, with translation MSHGNARTTVFARRLTAECYDAGCPAARIAEQPGVSRATVYKWVDRFRVEGEAGLTWPASIPTDVIVSATTPFPTHEDAELWRKARQEFARVAPNRRLVVAEGSSHDIPADRPATVIDAVENMVKRAR, from the coding sequence GTGTCACACGGTAATGCTCGTACCACTGTGTTCGCTCGCCGCCTGACGGCGGAGTGTTATGACGCCGGATGTCCGGCGGCGCGGATCGCTGAGCAGCCGGGCGTGTCTCGGGCCACGGTGTACAAGTGGGTCGACCGTTTCCGCGTCGAGGGCGAGGCCGGGCTGACCTGGCCCGCCAGCATACCCACTGACGTGATCGTGTCCGCCACGACGCCGTTTCCCACACACGAGGACGCGGAGCTCTGGCGAAAGGCGCGGCAGGAGTTCGCGCGGGTGGCGCCGAACCGGCGACTCGTCGTCGCCGAGGGCAGTTCGCACGACATCCCAGCCGACCGGCCGGCCACGGTCATCGACGCAGTCGAAAACATGGTGAAACGGGCTCGCTGA
- a CDS encoding NUDIX hydrolase: protein MTAIDKIAWIRLEGGKILSTRSHGKDVYYIPGGIREPGETDIQTLIREINEELAVTIAPASATHAGTFQAQAHGHATGITVRMTCYTADYQGTLTPSSEIEELIWLTYADRDRVSPVDQLIFDHLHQTGQLT, encoded by the coding sequence ATGACGGCCATAGACAAGATCGCGTGGATCCGGCTGGAAGGCGGCAAGATCCTCAGTACGCGCTCACACGGCAAGGACGTGTACTACATTCCCGGTGGCATACGCGAACCAGGCGAAACCGACATCCAGACCCTCATCCGGGAGATCAACGAAGAACTCGCCGTCACCATCGCGCCCGCCAGCGCGACACACGCTGGCACCTTCCAAGCTCAAGCACACGGTCACGCCACCGGCATCACGGTGCGCATGACCTGCTACACCGCCGACTATCAAGGCACCCTGACCCCCAGCAGCGAGATCGAAGAACTCATCTGGCTGACCTACGCCGACCGCGACCGCGTATCCCCCGTCGACCAACTCATCTTCGACCACCTACACCAGACCGGACAACTCACCTGA
- a CDS encoding RidA family protein, with product MAVQLLTPEGMFAPVPYHHVSISTGTREVHVAGQIARDAEGNPVATGDLAGQVAHVLRNTARGLAGAGATFADVVRLRFFVTHWSPDKYHDFIAGVERVADELGIPRPLPPLSAIGVDYLFEPDVLVEVEAFAVLD from the coding sequence ATGGCCGTGCAGTTGCTGACCCCGGAGGGCATGTTCGCTCCCGTTCCGTATCACCACGTCTCGATCAGCACGGGTACTCGCGAGGTACATGTGGCCGGCCAGATCGCGCGCGACGCCGAGGGCAATCCTGTCGCCACAGGTGACCTCGCCGGCCAGGTCGCACACGTGCTACGCAATACGGCGCGCGGCCTGGCAGGTGCCGGAGCAACCTTCGCCGACGTCGTACGCCTCCGGTTCTTCGTCACCCACTGGAGCCCGGACAAGTACCACGACTTCATCGCGGGTGTCGAGCGAGTCGCGGACGAGCTCGGGATACCGCGGCCGTTGCCACCCTTGTCGGCGATCGGCGTCGACTACCTGTTCGAGCCCGACGTGCTCGTCGAGGTCGAGGCGTTCGCCGTGCTCGACTGA
- a CDS encoding nuclear transport factor 2 family protein, producing MPRTPEETFRRLLELMLAKDTDAVAELWAEDGTAEFPFATGSAPRRLAGRDQVRDYLARLPEVMDMREVPAITVHHTHQPDTVVVEFTGTGRTVRTGEPYRLDYIVVTTVQDGLITRYRDYWSPLATASATGTLPELLDSLRSEVTR from the coding sequence GTGCCGAGAACACCTGAGGAGACGTTCCGCCGGCTGCTGGAACTGATGCTGGCCAAGGACACCGACGCCGTCGCCGAGTTGTGGGCCGAAGACGGCACCGCCGAGTTCCCGTTCGCCACCGGAAGCGCACCGCGCCGGTTGGCCGGGCGAGACCAGGTCCGCGACTACCTGGCCCGCCTACCGGAGGTGATGGACATGCGGGAGGTCCCCGCGATCACCGTGCACCACACGCACCAGCCGGACACCGTTGTCGTGGAGTTCACCGGGACCGGGCGTACGGTGCGCACCGGCGAGCCCTACCGGCTGGACTACATCGTGGTGACCACCGTCCAGGACGGCCTGATCACCCGCTACCGGGACTACTGGAGCCCGCTGGCCACCGCCTCGGCGACCGGGACGCTGCCCGAGCTGCTCGACTCGCTGCGTTCCGAGGTCACCCGATGA
- a CDS encoding helix-turn-helix transcriptional regulator, translating into MSRGELADFLRRRRDALRPDQVAATATHPPGRRARRAPGLRREEVAALAGVSVSYYERLEQARAPRPSPEVLATLGTALRLTAAEREHLARLAGQVPPATDADRGPVPAHAHRLLHRLGPIPAYLVDGRQDIVAWNSAAAALITDFGLLPPEERNTVTLSIRLGGTVCSAPEGAEGEFTRQSAAQLRAASTRYPADRVLGERINEFAARSPDFAAGWRDHDVRPVPTLRKRLRHPRLGELELDRQTLLLPGTDLQLVTYTAEPGSPSATALAHLGARGD; encoded by the coding sequence GTGAGCAGAGGTGAACTGGCCGATTTCCTGCGCCGCAGGCGGGACGCGCTGCGCCCGGACCAGGTGGCGGCAACGGCCACCCACCCTCCGGGCCGACGTGCCCGGCGTGCTCCGGGCCTGCGCCGCGAAGAGGTGGCCGCACTGGCCGGTGTGTCGGTCAGCTACTACGAGCGGCTGGAGCAGGCGCGCGCACCGCGCCCCTCGCCGGAGGTGCTGGCCACGCTGGGTACGGCACTGCGGCTCACCGCCGCGGAGCGCGAGCACCTGGCGCGGCTGGCCGGACAGGTCCCGCCCGCCACGGACGCCGATCGAGGACCGGTGCCGGCCCACGCCCACCGGCTGCTGCATCGGCTCGGGCCGATACCCGCCTACCTCGTCGACGGGCGGCAGGACATCGTGGCGTGGAACAGCGCGGCAGCCGCGTTGATCACCGACTTCGGGCTGCTGCCACCCGAGGAACGCAACACCGTGACGCTGTCCATCCGGCTGGGTGGCACCGTCTGCTCGGCACCGGAGGGCGCCGAGGGCGAGTTCACCCGGCAGTCCGCCGCCCAGCTACGCGCGGCCAGCACCCGCTACCCGGCCGACCGCGTCCTCGGCGAGCGGATCAACGAGTTCGCCGCGCGCAGCCCGGACTTCGCCGCCGGGTGGCGCGACCACGACGTACGCCCCGTACCGACTCTGCGCAAGCGCTTGCGCCACCCCCGGCTCGGTGAGCTGGAACTGGACCGGCAAACCCTGCTGCTGCCCGGAACCGACCTGCAGCTGGTGACGTACACCGCAGAACCGGGCAGCCCGAGCGCCACCGCGCTCGCTCACCTCGGAGCCCGCGGCGACTGA
- a CDS encoding winged helix-turn-helix transcriptional regulator, whose amino-acid sequence MQETAPPHPDSPQLTEQHRELLDQVLDKWSLQVLDALCEGPLRFNGLRRAIPVVTQKSLTAALRRLERNGMVERIVTGTRPLAVEYRITPLGRSLQDLIDALLHWTTVTLPDVERARAHFDTQVRTEEMPSL is encoded by the coding sequence GTGCAGGAAACCGCCCCACCGCATCCGGACAGCCCTCAACTCACCGAGCAACACCGCGAGTTGCTCGACCAAGTCCTCGACAAGTGGTCGCTCCAGGTCCTCGACGCACTGTGCGAGGGACCGTTGCGCTTCAACGGGCTCCGCCGGGCAATCCCAGTCGTGACACAGAAGTCACTCACGGCCGCGCTTCGGCGCCTGGAACGCAATGGGATGGTCGAGCGCATCGTCACGGGTACGCGCCCACTCGCCGTCGAGTACCGCATCACACCGCTCGGAAGGTCTTTGCAAGACCTCATCGACGCACTCCTGCACTGGACCACCGTCACGTTGCCGGACGTCGAGCGCGCCCGAGCGCACTTCGATACCCAGGTTCGAACTGAAGAAATGCCATCGCTGTGA
- a CDS encoding acyl-CoA dehydrogenase, with protein sequence MTASARLHVSEEFPAILKRIDALRDSIEANADAAEELGRLTEDTAQALLASGIVRAGLPENLGGYEFSPRQLIETIERLSYYDAAAGWTMMALQMMTGTTAAYLGAVAAAELFPDVAGGDYALLSGHGTRPGQAVPVDGGYVVSGDWQFASGMALATHIHSAIQVAGTGEPRVLAMPKSQVTLVDNWDVLGLRATSSIDYHCAEVYVPETHTYLATTMVPANGGAIYRVGLVNMSAIVHTGWALGVGRRLLDELKLYASRKFGTFGAAVDTAQFHAEYATAEAKLRAARAWAMQVWHDNEDTLAAGEPLSTEQETLVRLALNHATWTAHEVGQAAHRWAATAAIRRGPIDRFLRDLATGTQHITSGPVVLQNCGKWLSGAQPEARWEFLDLIG encoded by the coding sequence ATGACAGCCTCGGCCCGGTTGCACGTCAGCGAGGAGTTTCCTGCGATTCTCAAACGGATCGACGCGCTCCGCGACTCCATCGAAGCGAATGCGGACGCGGCCGAGGAACTGGGCAGGCTCACCGAGGACACGGCGCAGGCCTTGCTGGCGTCCGGGATCGTCCGGGCAGGCCTGCCGGAGAACCTCGGCGGTTACGAGTTCTCCCCGCGTCAGCTGATCGAGACGATCGAGCGGCTCAGCTACTACGACGCCGCGGCCGGATGGACGATGATGGCGCTGCAGATGATGACGGGCACCACTGCGGCCTACCTCGGTGCGGTCGCGGCGGCGGAGCTTTTCCCCGACGTCGCGGGTGGTGACTACGCCTTGCTGTCCGGCCACGGAACCCGGCCGGGCCAGGCCGTCCCGGTGGACGGTGGCTACGTGGTGAGCGGGGACTGGCAGTTCGCCTCCGGGATGGCGCTGGCCACCCACATCCACAGTGCGATCCAGGTCGCGGGCACCGGGGAGCCGCGGGTGCTGGCCATGCCCAAGTCGCAGGTGACTCTCGTCGACAACTGGGATGTGCTCGGGCTCCGCGCGACGAGCAGCATCGATTACCACTGTGCCGAGGTGTACGTCCCGGAGACGCACACCTACCTCGCGACGACGATGGTCCCCGCCAACGGCGGCGCGATCTACCGCGTCGGCCTGGTGAACATGTCCGCGATCGTGCACACCGGCTGGGCGCTCGGTGTCGGGCGGCGACTGCTTGACGAGCTGAAGCTGTATGCGTCGAGAAAGTTCGGCACGTTCGGTGCCGCCGTCGACACCGCACAGTTCCATGCCGAGTACGCGACAGCCGAAGCCAAGCTGCGTGCGGCACGAGCGTGGGCAATGCAGGTGTGGCACGACAACGAAGACACCCTGGCCGCGGGCGAGCCGCTGAGTACCGAACAGGAGACGCTGGTCCGGCTGGCGCTCAACCACGCGACCTGGACCGCGCACGAGGTCGGTCAGGCGGCGCACCGATGGGCGGCTACGGCCGCGATCCGGCGTGGTCCGATCGACCGGTTCCTGCGTGATCTCGCCACTGGCACCCAGCACATCACCTCGGGACCCGTGGTCCTGCAGAACTGCGGGAAGTGGCTCAGCGGCGCACAGCCCGAAGCCCGCTGGGAGTTCCTCGACCTGATCGGATGA
- a CDS encoding ABC transporter permease, giving the protein MKSHSMVMLRRNFKHVARNPAAVNSDMTKGIINRFKVMDVSRSAILTGRVIASLLTNLVAIAALVGVAYLLGFSPSASFPDWLGVVGIVVLLGFAAGWLTVSLGLAAKSPETAGMASVPLGGAPATGDVLAALAWCAGIALVGYLWASATFTKRA; this is encoded by the coding sequence ATGAAGTCCCATTCGATGGTGATGCTGCGCCGCAACTTCAAACATGTGGCCCGGAATCCGGCAGCGGTGAACTCCGACATGACCAAGGGCATCATCAACCGGTTCAAGGTCATGGACGTCTCCCGCAGCGCGATCTTGACCGGTCGCGTCATCGCCAGTCTGCTGACGAACCTGGTCGCCATCGCCGCGCTTGTCGGGGTTGCTTACCTGCTGGGGTTCAGCCCGTCGGCGAGTTTTCCCGACTGGCTCGGCGTGGTCGGCATCGTCGTGCTACTCGGTTTCGCGGCCGGCTGGCTCACGGTCTCCTTGGGACTGGCGGCGAAGTCCCCGGAAACGGCGGGCATGGCGTCCGTGCCGCTGGGCGGTGCGCCGGCCACCGGTGACGTGCTCGCCGCCCTCGCCTGGTGCGCCGGGATCGCGCTCGTCGGGTACCTGTGGGCCTCCGCCACGTTCACGAAGCGAGCGTGA
- a CDS encoding NAD(P)H-binding protein, producing the protein MTGVLVTGGTGKTGGALVELLRGNGVPVRVASRNPPAGDPDAVRFDWHDPATHPAVLRGVDRVFLVPPPLSVDPMPLVGPFLAEAQRLGVRRVVLLGSAIVLPNAPGALELAAQVRAQPGWVVLCPSGFMQNFLSPHPVGERIRRHGEIRTAAGDGRLGWIDARDIAAAASALLTAPGIEPDQRDYLLTGPQALSYPDAAAIITARTGRPVRVVPIGVDEQAAGYRAAGMPAEFAAALAAVEDGIRAGRDDQVSTAVLDLTGRPPRGFAEFVQEHATEWVGER; encoded by the coding sequence ATGACCGGCGTGCTGGTGACCGGCGGCACCGGGAAGACCGGCGGCGCGCTGGTGGAACTGCTGCGCGGCAACGGCGTGCCGGTCCGGGTGGCCAGCCGCAACCCGCCTGCCGGTGACCCGGATGCGGTCCGGTTCGACTGGCACGACCCGGCCACCCACCCGGCCGTGCTGCGCGGGGTGGACCGGGTCTTCCTGGTGCCTCCGCCGCTGAGCGTGGATCCGATGCCGCTGGTCGGGCCGTTCCTGGCCGAGGCGCAGCGCCTCGGCGTGCGCAGGGTGGTGCTCCTGGGCTCCGCCATCGTGCTGCCGAACGCTCCCGGCGCACTGGAGCTGGCCGCGCAGGTGCGTGCCCAGCCTGGGTGGGTCGTGCTGTGTCCGTCCGGGTTCATGCAGAACTTCCTGAGTCCACACCCGGTGGGCGAGCGGATCCGGCGGCACGGCGAGATCCGCACAGCCGCCGGTGACGGCCGGCTGGGCTGGATCGACGCGCGGGACATCGCGGCCGCTGCCTCCGCCTTGCTGACCGCGCCCGGCATCGAGCCCGACCAGCGGGACTACCTGCTCACCGGGCCGCAGGCATTGAGCTACCCGGACGCGGCGGCGATCATCACCGCCCGCACCGGACGGCCGGTCCGGGTGGTGCCGATCGGGGTCGACGAGCAGGCGGCCGGCTACCGGGCCGCGGGCATGCCTGCCGAGTTCGCCGCCGCCCTCGCCGCGGTGGAAGACGGCATAAGGGCTGGTCGGGACGACCAGGTCAGCACCGCGGTGCTGGACCTCACCGGCCGCCCGCCCCGCGGCTTTGCCGAGTTCGTCCAGGAACACGCAACCGAGTGGGTGGGCGAACGGTAG